In one Colletotrichum destructivum chromosome 2, complete sequence genomic region, the following are encoded:
- a CDS encoding Putative aromatic amino acid beta-eliminating lyase/threonine aldolase, protein MSTAKLPIMSGLHAPLLRRCGRWTPQRLLTTYYPSTHRTFPAVKASFHTSPSPRSSEAVPLSAVSGAVRSTMSTPKQDAWVGHLGPAGFDLRSDTMTTPTASMLAAIQSCSLLDDVFVEDPTTIELESHVAELAGKEAALLVLSGTMGNQLALRSLLTQPPYSVLCDHRAHIIKYEAGGVASLSGAMVKAVVPRNGAYLTLEDIEANADIDDDVHTCPTRVISLENTLNGVITPLAEVKRIAEFAHKNDIKFHCDGARLWEAVAAGGGSLSEYCSFFDTVSLCFSKGLGAPIGSILVGSSAHIKHARWVRKSIGGGLRQSGVVAAPARVAVDETFGKGPNGEGGLLKLSHGTAKTIEKLWVGLGGKLTHPVETNMCWLDLDAAGCSTEAFVAFGKEAGLKLIGNRLVVHYQIAQNEDEVLPRLKQVFRRALEGGAPGAKQNQGPTNIYKPR, encoded by the exons ATGAGCACAGCCAAACTACCTA TTATGTCCGGCCTGCATGCGCCCTTATTGCGACGTTGTGGCCGATGGACCCCGCAACGGCTGTTAACAACCTACTACCCCTCCACCCACCGCACATTCCCAGCCGTCAAGGCCTCCTTTCACAcatcgccatctcctcgATCATCAGAAGCCGTGCCTCTTTCCGCTGTCAGTGGTGCAGTCCGTAGCACCATGAGTACCCCTAAACAGGATGCGTGGGTTGGCCATCTCGGCCCCGCGGGTTTCGACCTGCGAA GCGATACCATGACAACCCCAACAGCCTCAATGCTGGCTGCTATTCAGTCTTGCAGTTTGCTGGATGATGTCTTTGTGGAAGATCCCACGACGATCGAGCTCGAGTCTCATGTGGCCGAGCTTGCCGGCAAGGAGGCCGCTCTGCTGGTTCTCTCGGGAACCATGGGCAACCAGCTGGCCCTTCGAAGCCTCCTCACGCAGCCTCCCTATAGTGTCCTGTGCGATCACCGCGCTCACATTATCAAGTATGAGGCGGGCGG TGTTGCTTCCCTAAGCGGTGCCATGGTCAAGGCCGTTGTGCCGCGTAACGGAGCCTACCTGACACTGGAGGACATTGAAGCCAACGCTGATAtcgatgatgatgtccaCACTTGTCCTACCAGAGTCATCAGCTTGGAAAACACTCTAAACGGTGTGATCACACCCCTGGCAGAGGTTAAGAGGATAGCCGAGTTTGCGCACAAGAACGACATCAAGTTCCACTGCGACGGTGCCAGACTATGGGAGGCTGTTGCGGCAGGGGGAGGCAGTTTGTCCGAATACTGCTCGTTCTTTGACACCGTCAGCTTGTGTTTTTCCAAGGGCCTTGGTGCCCCAATCGGAAGTATCCTCGTGGGGAGCTCGGCACACATTAAGCATGCACGGTGGGTGCGCAAATCCATAGGAGGCGGTCTTCGCCAGTCTGGAGTCGTGGCGGCTCCTGCCAgggtcgccgttgacgaaaCATTCGGGAAGGGACCCAATGGTGAAGGCGGGCTTCTGAAGTTGTCTCACGGGACTGCAAAGACGATTGAGAAACTCTGGGTTGGCCTGGGTGGCAAGCTCACTCATCCTGTCGAGACCAACATGTGCTGGCTTGATCTGGATGCGGCTGGTTGCAGCACTGAGGCTTTCGTCGCATTTGGGAAGGAGGCAGGCCTGAAGCTGATTGGAAACCGATTGGTTGTTCACTACCAAATTGCCCAGAACGAAGATGAGGTTCTCCCGAGGCTAAAACAAGTATTTCGACGAGCCTTGGAAGGCGGCGCCCCGGGGGCAAAACAGAACCAGGGGCCAACAAACATCTACAAGCCCCGATGA
- a CDS encoding Putative glycoside hydrolase, family 37, six-hairpin glycosidase superfamily has product MINIALALVALAVLPRAAQALYENGSVIAPCDSPIYCYGEILKEIELARPFSDSKTFVDMPAIKSLEDIQVAFNNISKPLSNNTELNDFLRANFAQAGNELKAVPKDQLKTDPKFLEKINDTVIREFSQKVIDIWPDLTRTYVGSGGNTSFPNSFIPVNRTFVVAGGRFREPYYWDSYWILEGLLRTGGAFTEISKNTVENFLDFVERFGIVPNGARVYYLNRSQPPLLAQMVRLYVEYTNDRSILQRAIPLLIKEHEFWTTNRTIEVVKNGTTYRLNQYNVTNTQPRPESYREDYITASNSSYYSTSGIIYPEVETLNETEKARVYANLASGAESGWDYTSRWIARPEDATRDVYFPLRSLNILNTVPVELNAILYWNEITIAALLKSTDNSTGAAAWTQLANNRSEAMYDLMWNSTLASYFDYNVTSGAQNIYIPKDDDASDVETKTAESEQQVLFSVSQFYPFWTGAAPAHLKNNPYAVKQAFERVEKYLDIKKGGIPATNLKTGQQWDQPNVWPPLMHILMEGLRKTPATFGESDPAWCDVQKLALRLGQRYLDSTFCTWYATGGSTSETPQLQGLSSQNVGTMFEKYGDNATNVAGSGGEYEVVEGFGWTNGVLLWAVDVFGNDLKRPDCGNITAANVHPGKRSLPQRAVELNHYDASWTKKFGRRAVEA; this is encoded by the exons ATGATCAACATCGCATTGGCACTCGTAGCTCTGGCTGTCTTGCCTCGGGCAGCCCAGGCTCTGTATGAGAATGGCTCTGTCATTGCTCCGTGCGACTCACCCATCTATTGCTATGGTGAGATACTGAAGGAAATCGAGTTGGCGAGGCCTTTCTCCGATTCGAAGACGTTTGTAGACAT GCCTGCCATCAAATCTCTTGAAGACATCCAAGTTGCTTTCAACAACATATCGAAGCCACTCAGTAACAACACGGAGCTCAACGACTTCCTGCGCGCCAACTTTGCTCAAGCGGGTAACGAGCTCAAAGCAGTCCCCAAGGACCAGCTGAAGACAGACCCGAAGTTTCTCGAGAAGATCAACGACACTGTGATCAGGGAGTTTTCACAGAAGGTCATCGACATTTGGCCGGACCTTACCCGCACCTACGTAGGGTCGGGCGGTAACACCTCGTTCCCCAATAGCTTCATCCCGGTGAACCGAACATTCGTCGTCGCTGGTGGGCGATTTCGAGAGCCATACTACTGGGACAGTTACT GGAttctcgagggcctcctGCGGACCGGTGGTGCCTTCACCGAAATCTCCAAGAACACCGTTGAAAATTTCCTCGATTTTGTGGAAAGATTCGGCATTGTGCCCAATGGAGCCCGAGTTTACTACCTTAATCGCTCACAGCCGCCGTTGTTAGCGCAAATGGTGCGTCTCTACGTTGAGTATACCAACGATAGGAGCATTCTTCAGCGGGCAATTCCACTGTTGATCAAAGAGCACGAGTTCTGGACCACCAACCGCACCATTGAAGTCGTAAAGAATGGAACCACATATCGTCTAAACCA ATACAACGTAACCAACACACAACCCCGTCCGGAATCGTACAGAGAAGACTACATCACTGCTTCTAACAGCTCATATTACTCTACAAGCGGCATAATCTACCCGGAAGTCGAGACATTGAACGAGACCGAAAAGGCTCGTGTGTACGCCAACTTGGCTTCCGGCGCCGAGAGTGGCTGGGACTACACTTCTCGCTGGATTGCCAGGCCCGAGGATGCGACGAGGGATGTCTACTTCCCTCTGAGATCTTTGAACATTCTCAACACCGTGCCAGTGGAGCTCAACGCCATACTCTATTGGAACGAGATCACCATTGCTGCTCTCTTGAAATCCACAGACAACAGCACCGGAGCAGCCGCCTGGACCCAGCTCGCCAATAATCGCAGTGAGGCAATGTACGACCTGATGTGGAATTCGACTTTGGCAAGCTATTTTGACTACAACGTCACCTCGGGAGCCCAGAACATTTACATCCCgaaggacgacgacgctaGCGATGTCGAGACCAAAACTGCCGAATCAGAGCAGCAAgtcctcttctccgtttcTCAGTTCTATCCCTTCTGGACGGGGGCGGCACCGGCCCATCTCAAGAATAACCCTTATGCCGTAAAGCAAGCGTTCGAGCGCGTGGAGAAGTATCTGGACATCAAGAAGGGCGGCATCCCGGCCACGAATCTCAAGACTGGGCAACAATGGGATCAACCCAATGTCTGGCCACCGCTCATGCACATCCTGATGGAAGGATTACGCAAAACGCCTGCTACCTTCGGGGAATCGGATCCCGCGTGGTGCGATGTTCAGAAGCTTGCactccgcctcggccagcggTACCTAGACTCAACCTTTTGCACATGGTATGCGACGGGAGGCTCCACGAGCGAGACCCCCCAGCTGCAGGGCCTGTCATCCCAGAACGTCGGTACCATGTTCGAGAAGTATGGCGACAACGCGACCAATGTCGCCGGAAGTGGAGGAGAATACGAGGTGGTGGAAGGTTTCGGCTGGACGAACGGCGTCCTCCTATGGGCGGTCGATGTGTTCGGAAACGACTTGAAGCGGCCAGATTGCGGAAACATAACGGCGGCCAACGTTCACCCTGGAAAGAGAAGCTTACCTCAACGCGCGGTTGAGCTGAACCACTACGATGCAAGCTGGACCAAGAAGTTTGGCAGGCGCGCGGTAGAGGCATAG
- a CDS encoding Putative GNAT domain, acyl-CoA N-acyltransferase, whose product MLSTTQTVAHSNGATSGAVIITKRLLVRPSTFADAPDMARLANNLKIARNMRNTFPSPYLLEHAEVCLTMCAKDPGNDFAVCRLEDGAYVGNIGIIRGNDVLHRTWELGYWIGEEYWGQGFASEALVALCRFCFETHPELLRLEASMFSTNTASRRVLEKAGWTHEGTKRQAVEKQGRVLDLLLFSLLRHESLC is encoded by the coding sequence ATGTTATCCACAACACAGACTGTCGCGCACAGCAACGGCGCCACCAGTGGTGCCGTGATAATCACGAAGCGGCTCCTTGTCCGGCCTTCCACATTCGCTGACGCCCCGGACATGGCACGACTTGCAAACAACCTCAAGATAGCAAGAAACATGCGGAACACCTTCCCATCGCCTTATCTGCTTGAGCATGCCGAGGTCTGTCTCACAATGTGCGCCAAAGACCCGGGCAACGACTTTGCCGTTTGCAGACTAGAAGACGGAGCCTACGTCGGCAACATAGGCATCATCCGCGGCAATGATGTGTTGCACCGTACCTGGGAGCTGGGCTACTGGATTGGCGAGGAATATTGGGGACAAGGCTTTGCTAGCGAAGCCTTGGTGGCCCTCTGCAGATTCTGTTTCGAAACCCACCCTGAACTGTTGAGGTTGGAGGCGTCCATGTTCAGTACTAACACGGCGAGTCGGAGAGTGCTTGAGAAGGCTGGCTGGACACACGAAGGTACCAAGAGGCAAGCCGTTGAAAAGCAAGGTCGAGTGCTCGACCTCTTGCTGTTCTCGCTTCTTAGACATGAGAGTCTTTGTTGA
- a CDS encoding Putative prohibitin, Band 7 domain, Band 7/SPFH domain superfamily has product MSGGRSPMEEAYARLRQVAEQQQKRGGFGGGGLPGGPRGAGMGLAGLVLLGGAAFVAQNALFNVDGGHRAIKYRRTTGVSKEIYAEGTHFVIPWFETPVTYDVRAKPRNVASLTGTKDLQMVNITCRVLSRPDIAALPQIYRTLGTDYDERVLPSIVNEVLKSVVAQFNASQLITQREMVAKLVRENLSRRAARFNILLDDVSLTHLAFSPEFTAAVEAKQVAQQEAQRAAFVVDKARQEKQAMVVKAQGEARSAELIGDAIKKSKAYVELKKIENARFIAQQMQESGSKNRLLLDSEGLGLNVFEDREKN; this is encoded by the exons ATGTCTGGAGGAAGAAGCCCCATGGAGGAGGCTTACGCGCGCCTTAGGCAGGTTgctgagcagcagcagaagcgcggcggcttcggtggcggcggatTGCCCGGTGGCCCTCGCGGCGCCGGTATGGGACTGGCGGGTCTTGTTCTTCTGGGAGGTGCTGCGTTTGTGGCCCAGAATGCGCTGTTCAACGTCGATGGCGGTCACAGAGCGATCAAGTACCGGAGGACGACTGGTGTGAGCAAAGAGATCTACGCCGAAG GAACTCACTTCGTCATTCCTTGGTTTGAGACTCCCGTCACCTACGATGTTCGCGCGAAGCCGAGAAACGTTGCCTCCCTTACGGGAACCAAGGACTTGCAGATGGTCAATATCACCTGCCGTGTTCTTTCCAGACCCGATATCGCGGCTCTGCCTCAGATCTACCGCACATTGGGTACCGACTACGACGAGAGAGTGCTTCCATCCATCGTCAACGAGGTCCTCAAGAGCGTCGTCGCTCAGTTCAACGCTTCCCAGCTGATCACCCAGCGAGAGATGGTTGCTAAGCTGGTCCGCGAGAACCTTTCTCGACGTGCCGCGCGGTTCAACATTCTTCTGGATGACGTGTCCCTGACG CACCTTGCATTCTCTCCCGAGTtcacggccgccgtcgaggcgaAACAGGTCGCTCAGCAGGAGGCTCAGCGCGCAGCCTTCGTCGTTGACAAGGCTCGACAAGAGAAGCAGGCCATGGTTGTCAAGGCCCAGGGTGAGGCCCGCTCCGCCGAGCTGATTGGAGATGCTATcaagaagagcaaggccTACGTTGAGTTGAAGAAGATCGAGAACGCCCGTTTCATCGCTCAACAGATGCAGGAGTCTGGTAGCAAGAACAGACTGCTGCTCGACTCCGAGGGCCTGGGCTTGAACGTGTTTGAGGATCGCGAGAAGAACTGA
- a CDS encoding Putative Ubiquitin-like domain-containing protein, translated as MLIKVRTLTGKEIELDIENEYKVSQIKEKVEEKEGIPPVQQRLIYGGKQMVDDKSASEYGLEAGATLHLVLALRGGI; from the exons ATGTTGATCAA GGTGCGGACGTTGACCGGAAAGGAGATTgagctcgacatcgagaACGAGTACAAG GTCTCGCAGATAAAggagaaggtcgaggagaaggagggcatCCCCCCAGTTCAGCAGAGACTGATCTATGGCGGCAAGCAAAT GGTTGACGACAAGTCCGCATCCGAGTACGGCCTCGAGGCTGGTGCCACGCTGCATTTGGTCCTTGCCCTGCGCGGCGGCATCTGA
- a CDS encoding Putative RNA polymerase II transcription factor SIII, subunit A, giving the protein MAPAKSLAELCIAVCQRHIAELSSVGNGDTLQYHHVRDILIRVTNPAQLREIELNSPHIQGETSELWLRLIKKEFPTESHEKNYAPKNPSKWYKIYERYAEERRQAQQQAEAELLARVQGLQQKKDNNVSRIVDPKFARFLPTPPKTGRTFGTRGRGGKELPSSLSFAAGSRMKTTTGASVMKKARREAKEIVGIRSNLAVPTGLIRAPRLSKAPPSMAAEHRISTQPVFRPTSTSARPPTHSTYVAPSRTTYVSDSSDDEGGDLFGDEETPKKRSKASNSVGPISPPNKPVAPSNSTGLKARPLSASAKFSSAVKPSSSPSSSQPAGLRCGGGILGNAPRPNSNIRVERPKPKPEPVTRSTEPPRGHKVLAHNNGPQSPPLPASLDEMHPARPIPGNQELPRKRKAVDIFMPKKKGRR; this is encoded by the coding sequence ATGGCGCCTGCTAAATCGCTTGCTGAACTGTGCATCGCTGTGTGTCAGAGACATATCGCTGAGCTCAGCAGTGTTGGAAATGGCGACACTCTTCAATACCACCATGTTCGAGACATCCTTATAAGGGTCACAAACCCTGCCCAGCTTCGCGAGATTGAACTCAACTCTCCACACATACAAGGCGAAACCTCCGAGCTTTGGCTACGTCTCATCAAGAAAGAGTTCCCAACCGAAAGCCACGAAAAGAACTACGCGCCTAAAAACCCATCGAAGTGGTACAAGATATACGAACGATACGCGGAGGAACGTCGTCAGGCTCAACAGCAGGCAGAGGCCGAGTTACTCGCGAGGGTTCAGGGTCTGCAGCAGAAAAAGGACAACAATGTCAGCAGAATCGTCGATCCAAAGTTTGCCAGATTCCTACCGACGCCACCCAAGACGGGCCGCACCTTTGGaactcgaggtcgaggagggaaagagcTTCCCAGCTCCCTCAGCTTCGCGGCTGGAagcaggatgaagacgacTACGGGCGCCAGCGTAATGAAGAAAGCTCGGCGAGAGGCCAAGGAGATTGTCGGCATAAGAAGCAACCTGGCCGTTCCTACGGGCTTGATCAGGGCCCCGCGGCTGAGCAAGGCTCCGCCTtccatggccgccgagcaTCGGATCTCGACTCAACCGGTATTTCGTCCTACGTCAACTAGCGCTCGCCCTCCCACGCATTCTACATATGTCGCACCATCCAGGACCACTTATGTTTCCGACTCgtccgatgacgagggcggtGATTTGTTCGGCGATGAGGAAACGCCCAAGAAGAGGAGCAAGGCCAGCAATTCTGTCGGCCCAATCTCTCCGCCCAACAAGCCTGTGGCGCCCTCCAATTCTACAGGGCTCAAAGCTCGACCCCTCTCCGCATCTGCTAAGTTCAGCTCTGCAGTCAAACCATCATCGTCTCCGTCGAGCTCGCAGCCGGCAGGTTTGCGATGTGGCGGTGGAATTCTCGGAAACGCACCTCGGCCGAATAGCAACATTAGAGTCGAGCGacccaagcccaagcccgaACCGGTCACTAGGAGTACAGAGCCGCCGCGTGGTCACAAGGTGCTTGCCCATAATAATGGCCCGCAGTCGCCACCGCTGCCCGCATCCCTGGATGAGATGCATCCAGCCCGTCCAATCCCAGGCAACCAAGAGCTGCCTAGAAAGAGAAAGGCGGTTGACATATTCatgcccaagaagaagggcaggcGCTGA
- a CDS encoding Putative transcription initiation factor IIF, beta subunit, TFIIF beta subunit, HTH yields MQGTLLCFLPACLTSVLRSTILTALDVIAKKRLHLNLPILGRQRNLIARPSILIMADSTYIKPEPYIKPDPEAVTASPLEDDDLYEDAGDLEFFDQYSDQGSFGQAYLARVPKDLWEAWDSLPDDAEIEVGTMRQWDVVRPDGSVEHRFKMLLNSDRAEHQLMPKEYDLEMGKELARSTFVFTEEDLPGFKAKSKARTDAANAGIPARFLRPKADKVEKKPFEKGRRWQPYYRKAIPKKTKIAARIQYELACKPVDNAESQAILQRKQVEAQRPKHTLQIMEQRAANSIIHHGSAAAVEKFGSFIKTSAPTKATKPKKAENRAARMSEEQLLDGLMEAFRRYEYWKMSILKARFDQPEAFLRQTLEKIAVLNRSGIHANEWSLQEHLKSMASGATSETAPEEAAADDDDDDEVVMEDVV; encoded by the exons ATGCAGGGTACCTTGCTCTGCTTCCTGCCTGCTTGCCTTACCTCAGTGCTCAGGTCCACCATACTTACTGCCTTGGACGTCATTGCAAAGAAACGACTTCACCTCAACCTCCCGATTCTGGGACGCCAAAGGAACCTCATAGCCAGACCATCCATTCTCATCATGGCGGACTCTACGTACATCAAACCAGAGCCATACATCAAGCCCGACCCTGAAGCTGTGACAGCTTCTCccctcgaagacgacgaccttTACGAAGATGCCGGCGATCTTGAGTTTTTCGACCAATATAGCGACCAGGGATCCTTTGGCCAAGCATATTTAGCCCGAGTCCCCAAGGACTTGTGGGAGGCATGGGACAGCCTGCCAGATGACGCCGAAATCGAGGTTGGCACTATGCGACAGTGGGACGTTGTGCGCCCAGATGGCAGCGTAGAG CACCGCTTCAAAATGCTTCTTAATTCCGACCGAGCCGAGCACCAGCTCATGCCCAAGGAATACGATTTGGAGATGGGCAAGGAGCTTGCGCGCAGCACGTTCGTCTTCACCGAAGAAGACCTGCCCGGCTTCAAGGCGAAGTCGAAGGCGAGAACCGATGCGGCAAATGCTGGTATTCCGGCCCGGTTCCTGCGGCCCAAGGCCGACAAAGTAGAAAAGAAACCGTTTGAGAAGGGTCGTCGTTGGCAGCCCTATTACCGCAAGGCAATTCCCA AGAAGACGAAGATCGCCGCCCGGATTCAATACGAGCTAGCTTGCAAGCCTGTCGACAATGCCGAGAGTCAAGCAATCCTGCAGCGGAAGCAAGTTGAGGCCCAGCGGCCGAAGCACACACTTCAGATCATGGAGCAGCGCGCAGCCAACAGCATTATCCACCATGggtctgctgccgccgtggAGAAGTTTGGCTCTTTCATT AAAACGTCTGCGCCCACAAAGGCCACGAAGCCCAAAAAGGCCGAGAACAGAGCTGCCCGTATGTCGGAGGAacagcttctcgacggcctcatGGAGGCTTTCAGGAGGTACGAGTACTGGAAAATGTCCATTCTCAAGGCCAGATTCGATCAGCCCGAGGCTTTCTTGCGCCAGACTTTGGAGAAGATCGCAGTTCTCAACCGATCCGGCATTCACGCCAACGAGTGGTCGCTACAGGAACACCTCAAGAGTATGGCCTCCGGCGCGACCAGCGAAACCGCCCCAGAGGAGGctgctgccgacgacgacgatgacgacgaagtGGTTATGGAGGACGTTGTGTAA
- a CDS encoding Putative HAD superfamily protein: MPRKSLNLVLDFDGTITIKDTIGILADIALRFQHERGIDLSSAWQQILKDYSHDHADHVSKYKPGEYERISLADELAYLRGLREVELRSVQRVEKSGLFRGITREDLEKAGNAARMEGSVKLRDGFVELMHMAKANGWSVSIVSVNWSKSFISGVLSDYGFVVVANEIETDGSISGPGELGPPTRDTILTTCDDKLRALRALTGPERAEDAERLVYFGDSTSDIECLLESRGIVVSSSPDSGLMKTLRRVGYDVPRVQERQPSSGIVWASTFVEVLKSGFLPLRDD, encoded by the coding sequence ATGCCTCGTAAATCACTTAATCTCGTTCTCGACTTTGACGGGACGATCACGATAAAGGACACGATTGGAATCTTGGCAGACATTGCCCTACGGTTTCAGCACGAGCGCGGCATTGATCTTTCTTCGGCGTGGCAGCAGATACTCAAAGACTACAGCCATGATCATGCTGATCATGTCTCCAAGTACAAGCCTGGCGAATACGAGCGCATCAGTCTTGCTGATGAACTCGCCTACCTGCGTGGTCTAAGGGAAGTCGAGCTGCGGTCCGTCCAGCGTGTGGAGAAGTCTGGGTTGTTTCGGGGTATCACAAGAGAGGATCTCGAAAAAGCTGGAAACGCCGCGAGGATGGAAGGATCGGTCAAGCTCCGTGATGGTTTCGTAGAATTGATGCACATGGCCAAGGCGAATGGATGGTCCGTCTCTATTGTTTCTGTCAACTGGTCAAAATCCTTCATCAGCGGGGTCTTGTCGGACTACGgctttgtcgtcgtcgccaacgaaATCGAGACCGATGGGAGTATCTCGGGGCCGGGTGAGCTCGGCCCGCCGACGCGAGATACCATCCTAACGACATGCGATGACAAGCTGCGCGCTTTGCGTGCTTTGACTGGCCCAGAGAGAGCGGAGGATGCTGAGAGGTTGGTCTACTTTGGCGACTCTACATCGGACATCGAGTGTCTGTTGGAGAGTCGTGGCATCGTGGTGTCGTCGAGTCCGGACTCGGGCTTGATGAAGACCCTGCGGAGAGTGGGATACGACGTGCCGCGGGTGCAGGAACGCCAGCCGTCCAGTGGCATCGTATGGGCCTCGACATTTGTGGAGGTTTTGAAGAGTGGTTTCCTGCCTCTCAGAGATGACTAG